One genomic segment of Rivularia sp. PCC 7116 includes these proteins:
- a CDS encoding AAA-like domain-containing protein, with product MLQMTDSFSDLKVNIDSISDFSWSDVKEVADCALFKTTGKYLSDIEVKVLQASWMQKTYDEMAISYGYSAEYLNKDVGNKLWHKLSKAVEEKVTKKNFKAALKRIWEKQDNFITTEVREELFVTSKIKQIPFPESSVAPDSNFYIERNNLENLCDETIIKPGSLIRIKAPKLMGKTSLTNRIIANAKNQNYQTVYLDLSSVERRILTDLDKFLRWLCCMVGRQLKLENQLNDYWDSDILGSNDNCTVYFEEYLLAEIDSPIVLALDNIDKIFAYTEVIEDFFGMLRSWHEKAKISEIWQQLRLVLAHSTEVYVPLDINQSPFNAGVPVELVEFNQQQVEKLVAIHGLNWNEIQIQELIKLVGGHPFLLRLAMYQVSAKNLNLEKLLQEASMEAGIYSNHLRGYLEILQKSPELAEAFKIVVNSSEPVELNSIGIYKLHSMGLVEKLDNCVKPSCNLYRDYFQRVLV from the coding sequence ATGCTTCAAATGACTGATAGTTTCTCTGATTTAAAAGTGAATATTGATTCTATTTCTGATTTTTCTTGGAGCGATGTAAAAGAAGTTGCCGATTGTGCTTTGTTCAAGACTACGGGGAAATATCTTAGCGATATTGAAGTTAAAGTACTTCAAGCTTCCTGGATGCAGAAAACTTATGATGAAATGGCAATTAGTTATGGTTACAGCGCTGAATATTTAAATAAGGATGTAGGTAATAAATTATGGCATAAACTTAGTAAAGCTGTGGAAGAAAAAGTTACTAAGAAGAATTTTAAAGCCGCATTAAAAAGAATATGGGAGAAACAAGATAATTTTATTACAACTGAAGTTAGAGAAGAATTATTTGTCACATCAAAAATTAAGCAGATACCTTTTCCAGAGAGTTCTGTAGCACCGGATTCTAATTTTTATATTGAAAGAAATAATTTAGAAAATCTCTGTGACGAGACAATCATTAAACCCGGTTCTTTAATTCGCATCAAAGCACCAAAGTTAATGGGTAAGACTTCTTTAACAAATAGAATTATCGCTAACGCGAAGAATCAAAATTATCAAACCGTTTATTTAGATTTAAGTAGCGTCGAGCGGAGAATTTTAACAGATTTAGATAAATTCCTGCGCTGGCTTTGCTGTATGGTTGGCAGACAATTAAAATTAGAAAATCAATTAAATGATTATTGGGATTCTGATATTTTAGGCAGTAATGATAACTGTACCGTATATTTTGAAGAATATTTACTGGCAGAGATAGACTCTCCTATAGTATTGGCTTTAGATAATATAGATAAAATTTTTGCTTATACAGAAGTTATTGAAGATTTTTTTGGAATGCTGCGGAGTTGGCACGAAAAAGCGAAAATATCGGAGATTTGGCAGCAATTACGTTTAGTATTAGCGCATTCTACAGAAGTTTATGTTCCTTTAGATATTAATCAATCGCCGTTTAATGCTGGAGTACCTGTAGAATTAGTTGAATTTAATCAACAGCAAGTAGAAAAACTAGTTGCAATACACGGTTTAAATTGGAATGAAATTCAGATACAGGAATTAATAAAATTAGTAGGAGGTCATCCTTTTTTATTAAGATTAGCAATGTACCAGGTGTCTGCAAAAAATTTAAATTTAGAAAAGTTATTGCAAGAAGCTTCGATGGAAGCGGGAATTTATAGCAATCATTTACGAGGATATTTAGAGATTTTACAAAAATCTCCAGAATTGGCTGAGGCTTTTAAAATTGTTGTTAATTCATCCGAACCAGTCGAATTGAATTCAATCGGGATTTATAAATTGCACAGTATGGGTTTAGTCGAAAAATTAGATAATTGTGTCAAACCTAGCTGTAATTTATATCGAGATTATTTTCAACGAGTTTTGGTGTAA